The region CGAAGCGCGCCTCTTCTGCGATCAAGTCCATGCCGAAGGCGCACAGGTGATCGGCACCTACGAAAAGGACTTCTATGCGGGCAACCCGGCGCTTACCGTGAACTCGATCGGCAAAGGGAAAGCATATTATCTCGCCGCACGCATGGAGCAGCGCTTCCTCGACGACTTCTACCGCGGCATAAGCGATGGATCATCGCTCACACGCTCGCTCGACACCGAGCTTCCAGAGGGGGTGACCGCGCATTATCGCACCGACGGAAAGAGCCGCTTCGTGTTCGTCATGAATTTCACCGATACGAACAAGCAGGTCGCTCTCGGCAAGGAATTCACCGATATGCTCGCCGGCGGCACCGTTCGCGGGACGCTCGATCTTGAGCCGTTCGGCGTACGAGTGCTCGCATCAATATAAGGCAGCGACGGACCAAAGCACGCCGATACATTGCAAATTCGGCGCAGAATGGTAATATCACTCTACCACGGGCCAATGGTTATGTACCGACAGATATCGCTTCGTGCTCGTGACCATGGAAGACCGCATTCCATGCCCATTCGAATGGCAGGAGGACTGACGATGAAGAACCCTGGAAGATCGATCGTGATCGTGTCGGCACTGTGCTTTGTATCGAGTGCACTTCTCATGGCGGGATTGTTCGGCGACAATTTCAAGGACGATTTCAGCAATCGCCCGAAGGAAAGCGCCGCCATCTACATCATGACGCTCACCGCACTTGGCTCAAAGATCGAGGTCGACGGCAAAGAGGTCGCAACATACAAGCTGCAGTACGGTGCCATATACCTGAAAGCAGGCGCGCACAAATACACGATAAAGACGAAACAGGCGGACAAGACGCTTGAATTCACGAAGGAAATAACGGTCAATGCGAGCGAGGACGCCTTCGTTGTCGTTCGGCCGAGACTCTTTTCTGCCGATGCATTCGAATTGGTCACAGAGAAAGGGATATTCGAAGAGTTCTATGGGAACCGCAAAGAGTATAATCTCGGTGAGATAAAATGCGCGGGTGAGATAGACCTTACGAAAGAAGCGAAAAAGAAATAGGCGCATGCCGCTTGGAACGCCGCGGGCGACCGCGGCGTTCCTATTTATTGACACGCCCACGGGGCATAGTATACTTGGCGAACAGTAATTATTGGACAGGTCATGAGCACTTCTCCCCAGACGATACGAGAATTCATCGAGCTCCTTCGGGACAGGAACGAACTTATCACCATCGAGAAAGAGGCCTCCGCCCGCCTTGAGATACCTGCGCTCGCTGAACGCATGATGAAAGAGCCCAACGGCGGAAAGGCGATGCTTTTCACACATGTCGAAGGCTCATCACAGCCACTCGCGGTCAATCTCTTCGGTTCGTTCGAGCGCCTGAAACTCGCCTTCGGCGTCGACGATCTCGCCGCGATACCGGCACGCATACGCTCGCTTTTTGATATCGTGAAAATGCGCGGCGGCCTCTCGAACATGCTCTCCCTCATCGGTGAGGCGAAGGACCTCCTTGCGCTCCCCCCGAAGAAAGTGAACGGCGGTTATGCGCAGGAAGTCGTCCATACGAAGGAGGCCTCGCTCGATACGCTCCCGATACTCCATTGCTGGGAGGGCGACGGTGGACCGTTCATAACGCTCCCCATGGTGATAACAAAAAGCCCCAAGGATGGGACGTACAACATCGGCATGTACCGCATGCAGAAATTCGATGCGCGTACTACGGGCATGCATTGGCATCGACATAAGGTCGGCGCGCGTCATTATCGCGAACATCAGGAAATGGGCATACAGAAAATGCCCGTCTGCGTCGCCTTGGGAGGCTCGCCCGCGCTCGTATACGCATCCACTGCCCCGCTCCCCCCGCAGATAGATGAATACGCGTTCACCGGATTCCTCCGCAGCGAGAACGTCCGTGTCACAAAAGCCGTGACGAACGACCTCCTCATCCCCGCTGATTGCGAGATCATTCTCGAAGGCTATGTCGACACGACAGAGCCGCTCCGACGCGAAGGCCCGTTCGGCGATCACACCGGCTATTACTCACTCGCCGACGACTATCCCGTCTTCCATCTCGAAGCGATAACATCCTGCAAAAAACCGATATACCCCGCCACGGTCGTGGGCGTACCGCCGATGGAGGATTACTATCTCGGCTACATGACCGAGCGCATTTTCCTTCCGGTGATACAGATGATGCTCCCGGAGATAGTGAACTATTCGATGCCGTCGTGGGGCGTGTTCCACAACTTCGTGTTCGTATCGATAAAAAAGGAATTCCCCTCGCATGCAAAGAAGGTCATCTACGGCCTCTGGGGCCTCGGGATGATGATGCTCACAAAGGTCATCGTCGTCGTCGATTCGGATGTGGATGTGGAGAACGATCGCGAAGCGCTTTGGGTGATGCTGAACAACATAGACCCGAAACGCGATCTTGTGTTCGGCGAGGGACCGCTTGACGAGCTTGATCACGCAGCCCCGCGCGCCGCAGTGGGCGGAAAGCTCGGCGTCGACGCCACGCGGAAATGGAAGAACGAGGCCGACGTCCGCGAATACCCCGACAAACTTGCGCGCGGCGATGCATTCATGAACGCGCTCAGGAAGAAGTGGTCTGACAGCGGCGTATTCCCGAAGTGATGTTCCGGAGGGAGTGATGCAGAGAACCATTGTGCTCTTCGCAGTGGCATCGTTCACGCTCGCTGCCTTCACCCCCGGTGAAAAATGCTTCTATGACCTGGCCATAGAGCTTCCTGAATTCGGCCTTTCCGGCAAGGTCGGCACCATAGAACTTGAGATGATCGGCACGACCAATATGCGCGGCACGCTCCTCCATCATGCCGTCGTCCGCATCAGGGCAGCCGACATCATACGGCCGATATTCCCGTTCAATAATGTCTTTCAATCCTGGTTCGATGCATCCACGTTCACGCCGCATCGCGTGGTCTACCAGGTGCGTCAGGGGAAATGGTCGAACGACATCACCTTCGATATCGATGTCGAGAAACGCATCGGCGTCTATACCGATCGCCGCAATCCGAGCGGCAAGAAGATACATCTGCCGCCGCGGGCCATGGACGTCATCACCGCCCTCTATGCGCTGCGCCGTGCGCCGAAGGACAGGCCGTTCGATTTCATATGGCTCGATTACGACCGCCTGCGCGATGAAGAGTTCACGTTCAGCGAAGGGACACCGATGCGCATGAAGCCGCTCCGGAAGGACGGTACCGTATCGGTGCTGCAGACGCATGAACATATCTTCTACGGCTTCACCGTCAATCTGGCGAAGGAATTCGAGTTCCTGCCGTTCGATGTGAACATACCGGCAGTGCGTTCATCGCGGTTCACGCTCGTGGCGCGGGCGCGTCTGGCAAAATACATATCGGGCAAGCTTCTATGACGACGATGCGCCGCTTCGTGACCGCATGCATCATCGTTCCAACGCTCCTTACGCCCGCGTCGAACGAAATGATCATGATACCATTGCCGGGCGGTACATTCACCATGGGCTCTCCCATCGAGTACACTGAGAAACCGATACGTACGGTAACGGTCGGTCCATTTTCCATCGGTGCGCATGAGGTGACATACAGCGAGTGGCAGCGCGTATACTCCTGGGCACTCTCCCGCGGCTATCGTTTTGACAATACCGGCACTAAGGGCGGCCACTTCCTCGACACGAGCGAACACACGGACAACGAACCGGTGACCGGCGTCAGCTGGTACGATGCGATAAAGTGGTGCAATGCCGCGTCTGAAATGGAAAAGCGACCGGTATGCTATTATACGACGAGTGCGCGGAGTACCATCTACCGCACGGGACGCATCGAACTTACCGGCACCTCAGTGCTGCCGCGGGCGGGCGGATATCGCCTTCCCTTCGAGGCGGAATGGGAATATGCCGCACGCGCCGGAACGACAACGCACTTCTTCTGGGGCGCCGCTATCAACGGCGACTATGCCTGGAATTATGCGAACTGCACGGGACGCACGCATCCCGTCGGTACGAAAAAGCCCAATCCGTTCGGACTGTATGATACGGCCGGCAATGTCTATGAATGGTGCTTCGACTTTTACGGATATTATGATGCGAAAACTATAAAGGACCCGAGCGGCCCTTTCGCCGGAGAATACCGCGTCATGCGCGGCGGATGCATATCCGAACAGAACAATACGCTGCGTACTGCTGCGAGGAATTATGTAGCACCGAGCACGGCTAGTTTCGAGAACGGATTCCGTGTCGTCATCGCGCGGCCGCGGTAACATCGCGAACGCACGTTACGCCTGTTTGTTCACATTGACAAAGCCGTAGCTTGTGGAACTCAGATCGACGGTAACGGCGCCGTAGCCGTTCACATAACCGACAAGATACGTATCGAACCCGAGCGACTTGAGATAGCTCCGCTGCTCATCGGCGCTTTTCTCCACACGCGCTATCTCTTCGCGGTTCAGTTTCTCAAGGAGCTGTTTATCGACACCGGTAAGCGTGAACTCCTTCTCGCGCACCGCTTGCCGCGGGCGGCCATTATCCGGTGCGGAGGTCAACCGCAGTCGATTGAGCGATATCTCCATGTATACATAATATCCCAAAGCATGCCGGAAAGCAAGCGAACAGAACCGCGCTTACTGTTTCAGCATATCGCCGAAGTCCGCCACGAACACACGCCTCGTTCCGCCGACGAATGCATTGAACGTCACATATCGCCACGTGCGGTCCCAGGCCGGGTGCGGGTCGATGCGCATCACCGCATCGGGACACGGCTGTGCGGCATTGATACGAACCGCGCATACCTCATTTCCCGTGGCAAGCTCTATCCAGCGCAGGGGTATCGTACCGTCGCCGAATGCCGTCTTTTCCTTCGTGTAAGTATCGGTAAGCAGGTGGCGTCCGTTCGGATGTATCGTGGGATGCCCCGATCCGATCAGGTCATCGCGTATCTTCCTGAGAGCCGTCCCGTCCTCATGGACCTGCACAAATCGGAGCACATCGCGGTCGATGTTCAAGTTCATGGAAATATGTCTGCCGTCCGGGAACCAAGTGGCATGATGCCCTCCCTTCTCCCACTGCTCGGGACCGACAGCACAATGCGGCTCACTGCCGTCAACACCGATGGTCACCCAGGCATAACGAACTTCTTTGTACGCCTCTGCGAACATATTGAAACGCGGTGTGTCGTGGAACGGGAACCAGCGGAGGCTCAGCATGAGCCTCGTCCCCTGCGGATTGAATTTACTGTGAAAGCCGTATATCTCATACTGCGATGCATCACCGATGTTCACGCGCGGTGCTGCGCGCTCAAGCATATCGCGTATCGAGATAAGGAGCCGTGAGCGGCCGCTCGATGTGTCCGTGATAAAAAACCCATCATCGGCCGAAGGCCCTTTGTTCCACCGTACCTGCTCATCGGGTATGCGGACGCCGTAGCCGGGCTGGGTCTTCCGCATGGTGGACATGTTCGCCGATATGAGCCAGCGTCCGTCCGGTGATGCGTGGTATACCGTTCCATCCATCCGCACACGGCTTCCGCTCACGGGATCGAGCTTCCATGCGAACGGCTTCCAGGTCGTCGTATCGACATCGTTGAAAAAAAGCGTATGGTCATCGGCGCCCCAATTGATATTTGCACCCATCTGCGGCTCCCAACCGCAACTCTTCGCGACTATCTTCTCCGTTCCCTCGGCGAGATCGATGATGCACACCTCGCCCGCGTCGCCCGGCCCCGGCTGCCTGTCCTCGAAGGGCATGCGGAACACCGCGAGATATCGCCCCGATGGGCTTATCGGCGATGTATCAAAAAAGCGGTGTATCGACCCGCCGGCATCCGGGGTTACGCACCAGGTCGGCACAAGCGGGTCATGCTCGGTATATCGCGGGAACTTTTCCGAAATGGTCATCATTGGTATCTCCTTGCACTATGATAATGCCGCTTTATCGGGATTCCATTGCCTGAAAAGGAATTGTTTTTATCTGTGGAGGAAGGAGCCCCTCCCTTTCAAATCGAGATAGAACAGAAAGCGAACGTATAATCATACGGCATGCATTCGCGTGTACGGGATCAAAAACAAATACCGAGCGGGAGAAATAACGAACCGCGAAAATCACGAAAGACACGAAAAAATGCAAGGAAATCGAATACCGAAAATCGTATCCGCTTTCGTACTTTTCGTGTGTTTCGTGGTTTTCTCTTTCCATTTGCGCGGAGGATGATACGCAGATTTCACATTTCGAATGAAAATGTTCGGCTCCCCTTCTGCTCTTTCTCTGCCTTTTCTCCGTGAACTTCGTGGTTTCTCTTCATCCTTTTGCATGGATTTGGGGCGCCTGGATTTATTGACAAAGGCCGTATTTATAATATAGTACCAAAACCGCTCGAAACGCCGGTTTTGACTATGGCTTGAGCGGCACGGTTACTGTATCGTGTGAGATACGAATCACTCTATTGAGGTCGGCCCTTTCCATGGAAGAAAAGCAAGATGAACCCCAGCCCCTCGTGCTCGTTGAGGAGAGGCTGCCGGCGCGGATAAACGTCATCCCCATAAAAACGAAGCCGATATTCCCCGGGCTTTACACCCCGC is a window of Spirochaetota bacterium DNA encoding:
- a CDS encoding menaquinone biosynthesis decarboxylase, which gives rise to MSTSPQTIREFIELLRDRNELITIEKEASARLEIPALAERMMKEPNGGKAMLFTHVEGSSQPLAVNLFGSFERLKLAFGVDDLAAIPARIRSLFDIVKMRGGLSNMLSLIGEAKDLLALPPKKVNGGYAQEVVHTKEASLDTLPILHCWEGDGGPFITLPMVITKSPKDGTYNIGMYRMQKFDARTTGMHWHRHKVGARHYREHQEMGIQKMPVCVALGGSPALVYASTAPLPPQIDEYAFTGFLRSENVRVTKAVTNDLLIPADCEIILEGYVDTTEPLRREGPFGDHTGYYSLADDYPVFHLEAITSCKKPIYPATVVGVPPMEDYYLGYMTERIFLPVIQMMLPEIVNYSMPSWGVFHNFVFVSIKKEFPSHAKKVIYGLWGLGMMMLTKVIVVVDSDVDVENDREALWVMLNNIDPKRDLVFGEGPLDELDHAAPRAAVGGKLGVDATRKWKNEADVREYPDKLARGDAFMNALRKKWSDSGVFPK
- a CDS encoding DUF3108 domain-containing protein, translating into MQRTIVLFAVASFTLAAFTPGEKCFYDLAIELPEFGLSGKVGTIELEMIGTTNMRGTLLHHAVVRIRAADIIRPIFPFNNVFQSWFDASTFTPHRVVYQVRQGKWSNDITFDIDVEKRIGVYTDRRNPSGKKIHLPPRAMDVITALYALRRAPKDRPFDFIWLDYDRLRDEEFTFSEGTPMRMKPLRKDGTVSVLQTHEHIFYGFTVNLAKEFEFLPFDVNIPAVRSSRFTLVARARLAKYISGKLL
- a CDS encoding SUMF1/EgtB/PvdO family nonheme iron enzyme — protein: MTTMRRFVTACIIVPTLLTPASNEMIMIPLPGGTFTMGSPIEYTEKPIRTVTVGPFSIGAHEVTYSEWQRVYSWALSRGYRFDNTGTKGGHFLDTSEHTDNEPVTGVSWYDAIKWCNAASEMEKRPVCYYTTSARSTIYRTGRIELTGTSVLPRAGGYRLPFEAEWEYAARAGTTTHFFWGAAINGDYAWNYANCTGRTHPVGTKKPNPFGLYDTAGNVYEWCFDFYGYYDAKTIKDPSGPFAGEYRVMRGGCISEQNNTLRTAARNYVAPSTASFENGFRVVIARPR